The candidate division WOR-3 bacterium genome has a window encoding:
- a CDS encoding T9SS type A sorting domain-containing protein, protein MSAHHRLTCLVMTGLLFAGTLNGQWLETTIYVPDSLSGLIGPQAFTYNATNNKVYVGGEEGDCVIVIDGATNQKIAKIPAGSDIQALVWNSTNNKVYCANWYSGNVTVIDGATNSVITTIQVGGGPCALVYNPTDNKVYCANYGSDDVTVIDGATNSVITTIPVGDGPCALAYNPTNNKVYCANGWSNDVTVIDGATNSVITTITVGTYPCALVYNSTNNKVYCANRNDVTVIDGATNRVLTTIRVGYSPCALVYNPTNNKVYCANGNNVTVIDGATDSVITTIPVVDGPRALVYNPTDNKVYCANLGSNDVTVIDGATDTVLTTIPVGLWPCALVYNPPNNKVYCANLGSNDVTVIDGATNRVITTIPVGIGPCAFAYNPAQNRVYGANYGSSSVSVIRDVVGIEEEAGFKKQPVRNELTVTPNPCHSSTRIRYGLAKPGAVSLKVYNTAGQCVKTLVNTKQNPGIYELNWQGTDNSNRKLSPGIYFLQMETADYRTTARIVLLQE, encoded by the coding sequence ATGTCTGCTCACCATAGACTAACCTGTCTAGTAATGACAGGGCTTTTATTTGCCGGCACCTTAAATGGCCAGTGGCTTGAAACCACAATCTATGTCCCGGATTCGCTAAGTGGATTAATTGGGCCTCAAGCCTTTACCTACAATGCGACCAACAATAAAGTGTATGTGGGCGGTGAAGAAGGTGATTGCGTGATTGTGATTGATGGTGCAACGAACCAGAAGATTGCCAAAATCCCTGCCGGCTCAGACATACAGGCTCTGGTCTGGAACTCAACCAACAACAAGGTCTACTGCGCTAATTGGTATAGCGGTAATGTCACGGTGATTGACGGGGCAACGAACAGTGTGATTACAACCATTCAGGTCGGTGGTGGTCCTTGTGCCTTAGTCTATAACCCGACAGACAACAAGGTATACTGCGCTAATTATGGTAGCGATGATGTCACGGTGATTGACGGGGCAACGAACAGTGTGATTACAACCATTCCGGTCGGTGATGGTCCTTGTGCCTTAGCCTATAACCCGACAAACAACAAGGTCTACTGCGCTAATGGGTGGAGCAATGATGTCACGGTGATTGATGGGGCAACAAACAGTGTGATTACAACCATTACGGTCGGTACGTATCCTTGTGCTTTAGTCTACAACTCAACCAACAACAAGGTCTACTGCGCTAATAGGAATGATGTCACGGTGATTGACGGGGCAACAAACCGTGTGCTTACAACCATCAGGGTTGGTTATTCGCCTTGTGCCTTAGTCTATAATCCGACAAACAACAAGGTCTACTGCGCTAATGGGAATAATGTCACGGTGATTGATGGGGCAACGGACAGCGTAATTACAACCATTCCGGTCGTCGATGGGCCTCGTGCTTTGGTCTATAACCCGACAGACAACAAGGTCTACTGCGCTAATTTGGGTAGCAATGATGTCACAGTGATTGATGGGGCAACGGACACTGTGCTTACAACCATTCCGGTCGGTCTTTGGCCTTGTGCTTTGGTCTATAACCCGCCCAACAACAAGGTCTACTGCGCTAATTTGGGTAGCAATGATGTCACAGTGATTGACGGGGCAACAAACCGTGTGATTACAACCATTCCGGTCGGTATTGGTCCTTGTGCTTTTGCCTATAACCCTGCCCAAAACCGGGTCTATGGCGCAAATTATGGCAGTTCCAGCGTCTCGGTGATTCGGGATGTGGTTGGGATTGAAGAAGAAGCCGGGTTCAAAAAACAACCGGTGAGGAATGAACTAACTGTAACGCCAAACCCCTGCCACTCTTCAACCAGAATCAGATACGGGCTTGCAAAACCCGGTGCTGTTTCGTTAAAGGTTTACAACACTGCGGGCCAATGTGTTAAAACCCTGGTGAATACGAAACAGAACCCGGGCATCTATGAACTCAACTGGCAGGGCACAGACAATAGCAACCGCAAACTCAGCCCGGGGATTTACTTCTTACAAATGGAAACAGCCGACTATCGGACAACAGCCAGAATCGTCCTGTTGCAGGAGTAA
- the pgeF gene encoding peptidoglycan editing factor PgeF: MIKTRVNGINLLLFPNLAGYKNITHFITTREGGVSPEPYNTLNLAFHTGDQPRNVLKNRLILARALGIAPEDIVNGEQVHGANVAIVSEKGLTPTATDGMVTNKPGICLLVLVADCVPLIFYDPRNRAIGVAHAGWKGTVAGISPKIVQTLCQEFNSEPEQLLVAIGPSIGPCCYEVQGDVVKIVRQALPDSQQLLSRHQDRWYLDLVKANEIQLLNAGVKQKNIQTANLCTRCHSKTFYSARASKGPTGRFGAGIMLNP; the protein is encoded by the coding sequence ATGATAAAAACCCGGGTCAACGGCATCAACCTCCTGCTCTTCCCCAACCTCGCCGGTTACAAAAACATCACCCACTTTATCACCACCCGGGAAGGCGGGGTTAGCCCCGAACCCTACAACACGCTCAACCTCGCCTTCCACACCGGGGACCAGCCCAGAAATGTCCTCAAAAACCGCCTTATCCTCGCCCGTGCCCTTGGAATCGCGCCGGAAGATATCGTCAACGGCGAACAGGTCCACGGTGCAAATGTCGCTATCGTTTCGGAAAAGGGGTTAACGCCAACCGCCACCGATGGCATGGTGACAAACAAACCAGGCATCTGCCTCCTCGTCCTTGTTGCCGACTGTGTCCCGCTGATTTTCTACGACCCCAGAAACCGCGCAATCGGCGTCGCCCATGCGGGCTGGAAAGGCACGGTTGCCGGAATCAGCCCGAAGATAGTTCAAACCCTGTGCCAGGAGTTCAACTCTGAGCCGGAACAACTCCTCGTCGCTATCGGTCCCTCAATCGGTCCCTGCTGCTACGAAGTCCAGGGCGATGTGGTAAAAATCGTCCGCCAGGCCCTGCCCGATAGCCAACAACTGCTCAGCCGGCACCAAGACCGCTGGTATTTAGACCTTGTTAAGGCAAATGAAATCCAGTTACTGAATGCTGGCGTCAAACAAAAAAACATCCAGACCGCCAACCTCTGCACCCGCTGCCACAGCAAAACATTCTACTCTGCCCGCGCCAGCAAAGGACCAACCGGCAGATTCGGCGCCGGAATTATGCTCAACCCCTGA
- a CDS encoding MoxR family ATPase, producing the protein MSELQQDDIRRIHEEIERESVFVQALTAEVGKVIVGQKYLIERLLIGLLANGHILIEGVPGLAKTYAVKALAGAISARFQRIQFTPDLLPADIIGTQIYNQRTGEFTARKGPIFANFVLADEINRAPPKVQSALLEAMQERQVTIGDETFRLEEPFLVLATQNPIEQEGTYPLPEAQTDRFLLKLRVSYPSKEEEKQIIERMTKGVEPKVTPVVDSATMLRARELCTRIYVDEKLKDYIVNLVFATRFPKEHNLADLVPLIRYGASPRASIYLLTASRAMAFLRRRGFVIPEDIKELAYDVLRHRLILTYEAEAEELTTDDIIRRVLEGVEVP; encoded by the coding sequence ATGAGCGAGTTACAGCAGGATGATATCAGACGGATTCATGAGGAGATAGAAAGAGAGAGTGTGTTTGTTCAGGCGCTGACCGCTGAGGTCGGCAAGGTGATTGTCGGGCAGAAGTATTTGATTGAGAGGTTGCTCATCGGGCTTTTAGCGAACGGGCACATTTTGATTGAGGGTGTGCCCGGGCTGGCAAAGACCTATGCGGTGAAGGCGCTTGCCGGTGCAATCAGCGCCCGGTTTCAACGGATTCAGTTTACGCCCGACCTTTTGCCCGCCGACATCATCGGCACGCAGATTTACAATCAAAGGACCGGCGAGTTTACCGCGCGCAAGGGTCCGATTTTTGCCAATTTTGTCCTGGCAGATGAGATTAACCGGGCACCACCCAAGGTGCAGAGCGCGCTGCTCGAGGCGATGCAGGAACGGCAGGTGACGATTGGTGATGAGACCTTTCGGCTGGAGGAGCCCTTTCTGGTCCTGGCAACCCAGAACCCGATTGAGCAGGAAGGAACCTATCCCCTACCTGAGGCACAGACCGACCGGTTTTTGCTGAAATTGCGGGTGAGTTATCCTTCAAAGGAGGAGGAGAAACAGATTATTGAGCGGATGACAAAAGGGGTTGAGCCGAAGGTGACGCCGGTGGTTGACAGCGCAACGATGCTGCGTGCCCGGGAGTTGTGTACCCGTATCTATGTGGATGAGAAGTTGAAGGATTACATCGTGAATTTGGTGTTTGCGACCCGGTTTCCCAAGGAGCACAATCTTGCGGACCTGGTGCCGCTGATTCGCTATGGCGCTTCACCCCGGGCGTCAATTTATCTGTTGACGGCGAGTCGGGCGATGGCGTTTTTAAGGCGGAGGGGTTTTGTGATTCCGGAGGACATCAAGGAGCTCGCCTACGATGTGCTGCGGCACCGGCTGATTTTGACCTACGAGGCAGAGGCGGAAGAGTTGACAACTGATGATATCATCCGGCGCGTGCTCGAAGGGGTGGAGGTGCCGTAA
- a CDS encoding MarC family protein has translation MLYSLLQLIILFFVIFDPLLSFVVFFGATADMSPEEKRKTALLAVIVAFSISLLCLIFGASILRLFNTNIQDFKIAGGIILAILGIKMSLGQSDSEKVMGTKRSAKAIASIIATPLLTGPASITAIIISVHDYGRLLTAIAVLLVLIITLILFLQAPRITRFTGETALQVVSTLMGLITLSWGIMFIKQGFGS, from the coding sequence ATGCTCTACTCACTCCTTCAACTAATCATCCTCTTCTTCGTCATCTTTGACCCGCTCTTGAGTTTTGTTGTCTTCTTTGGCGCCACCGCGGATATGAGCCCGGAAGAAAAAAGGAAAACCGCGCTCCTTGCGGTCATTGTTGCCTTTTCCATCTCCCTCCTCTGCCTCATCTTCGGTGCCAGCATCCTGCGCCTCTTCAACACCAACATCCAGGACTTCAAAATCGCCGGGGGCATCATTCTCGCCATCCTCGGCATCAAGATGTCCCTTGGTCAGTCCGACTCGGAAAAGGTGATGGGCACCAAACGCTCGGCAAAGGCAATCGCCTCAATCATCGCCACCCCGCTTTTAACCGGTCCGGCATCAATCACCGCCATCATCATCAGCGTCCACGACTACGGCAGACTCCTCACCGCCATCGCCGTCCTTCTTGTCCTCATCATCACCCTGATTCTGTTCCTCCAGGCGCCCCGCATCACCCGCTTCACCGGCGAAACCGCGCTACAGGTTGTCTCCACCTTGATGGGCTTAATCACCCTCTCCTGGGGTATAATGTTCATCAAACAGGGTTTCGGCTCCTGA
- a CDS encoding sodium:solute symporter family protein yields the protein MTVVLFAVYFALLFILGVFARLRSKPGHEDFFLARRRLGPLVLLLTLAATNFSSFTVFGFAGAGYRLGYSYYPIMAFGTGFMALTFILLGIPAYRAAKAQGAITPPELIGLRFENRALHLAYLLVMVVFTLPYLALQPMGAGYMLNALFGLPYAAGAGLVVFVGLGYVLLAGMRGDAWTDFLQGLVMLAGLALIFGAVVKRLGGFVQVNTDLRARMGELFSRPGGGGFFTPQVWFSYLFLWFVCDPMFPQLFQRFLAAKDERALKSAALFYPLVTGVLFFFPVALGVMAHKVLPGIEGAKTDQILPLLVNKSLPAFFHGVLTVCGIAALMSTMDSQLLTLSSMLVRDIRVLLGKPAEGSKPLHLPVVVVLALVGLFLALRPWGTILQIATETFTGLAVLFPVTVAAAYWPKANPWAGFAAIVTGEVLVILYHFKLLPNFGFLAVVPVVVVVSGILIGGSFLLPARGLKPWVTGGRVKWWQVVPFFVIFVLSLDFYNWHRQRPVVLGLPSWLWFHFLLIGLLFFALFFCFASREGGNQQRGRFRSRNPV from the coding sequence ATGACGGTTGTTTTGTTTGCGGTCTATTTTGCTTTGCTTTTCATACTCGGGGTTTTTGCCCGGTTGCGGTCAAAACCAGGGCACGAGGACTTTTTTCTTGCCAGGCGGCGGCTTGGTCCGCTTGTTTTGCTCTTGACGCTCGCCGCAACAAACTTTTCCTCTTTTACCGTGTTCGGGTTTGCCGGTGCCGGTTACCGGTTGGGCTATTCGTATTATCCGATAATGGCGTTTGGCACCGGGTTTATGGCGTTGACCTTCATATTGCTCGGGATTCCGGCTTATCGAGCGGCAAAGGCGCAGGGTGCGATTACGCCGCCGGAGTTGATTGGGTTGCGATTTGAAAATCGGGCGCTCCATCTCGCCTATCTTCTGGTAATGGTTGTATTTACCCTGCCGTACCTGGCGCTGCAACCGATGGGTGCCGGTTATATGCTGAATGCGCTTTTTGGTCTCCCCTATGCAGCGGGTGCCGGTTTGGTAGTTTTCGTGGGTCTGGGTTATGTGCTGCTTGCCGGGATGCGCGGTGATGCCTGGACCGATTTTTTGCAGGGGTTGGTGATGCTGGCAGGTCTGGCGCTGATTTTTGGGGCAGTTGTGAAGCGGTTAGGCGGGTTTGTTCAGGTCAACACCGATTTGAGGGCGCGCATGGGTGAACTTTTTTCCCGGCCGGGTGGTGGTGGTTTTTTTACACCGCAGGTCTGGTTTTCTTATCTTTTTCTCTGGTTTGTTTGCGACCCGATGTTTCCTCAGTTGTTTCAGCGGTTTCTTGCCGCAAAAGATGAGAGGGCGCTGAAAAGTGCGGCGCTGTTTTATCCGCTTGTGACCGGGGTGCTGTTTTTCTTTCCGGTGGCGCTGGGTGTGATGGCACACAAGGTTTTGCCCGGAATTGAGGGCGCAAAGACCGACCAGATTTTGCCTCTGCTGGTGAACAAGAGTCTGCCCGCATTTTTCCACGGGGTTTTGACCGTCTGCGGAATAGCGGCGCTGATGTCAACGATGGATTCACAACTTCTGACCCTGTCGTCGATGCTGGTTCGGGACATAAGGGTTTTGCTGGGAAAGCCGGCCGAGGGTTCAAAACCGCTTCACCTTCCGGTGGTTGTTGTCCTTGCCCTTGTTGGTCTTTTTCTGGCGTTAAGACCGTGGGGCACAATTTTACAGATTGCGACCGAAACCTTTACCGGGCTGGCGGTGCTTTTTCCGGTGACAGTTGCCGCGGCTTACTGGCCGAAGGCAAACCCCTGGGCAGGTTTTGCCGCAATTGTTACCGGTGAGGTGCTGGTGATTCTTTACCATTTTAAACTCTTGCCCAATTTTGGTTTTCTGGCGGTGGTGCCGGTGGTTGTTGTCGTCAGCGGTATTTTGATCGGGGGGAGTTTTTTGTTACCAGCGCGCGGGCTAAAGCCGTGGGTGACAGGCGGGCGGGTAAAATGGTGGCAGGTGGTGCCATTTTTTGTCATCTTTGTGTTAAGCCTTGACTTTTACAACTGGCACCGGCAGCGACCGGTTGTTCTGGGGTTGCCGTCGTGGCTCTGGTTTCACTTCCTGCTTATCGGGTTGCTGTTCTTTGCGCTGTTTTTTTGTTTTGCGAGCCGGGAAGGGGGAAATCAGCAGCGCGGTCGGTTCAGGAGCCGAAACCCTGTTTGA
- a CDS encoding T9SS type A sorting domain-containing protein codes for MSAQNRLNLLIVVGLLFAGTLNGQWLETTIYIPDSLSGVLRPQAFTYNATNNKVYVGGREGDCVIVIDGATNQKIAKIPAGSNIRALVWNSTNNKVYCANGDSDNVTVIDGASNSVITTIPAGDGPCALAYNPTNNKVYCANAGSDNVTVIDGANDSVIATIRVEDAPSALVWNSTNNKVYCANRNSRKVTIINGENDSVITTILVRDAPSALVWNSINNKVYCANYLSDGVTVIDGATNRVITTITVGDAPRALAYNPTHNKVYCANGNSDDVTVIDGANDSVIATIRVGDAPSALVWNSTDNWVYCANRLSNDVTIIDGKYNSVIATVRVGDAPSALVWNSTNNKVYCANYLSDGVTVIDGATNRVITTIPVGSHSYPRALLYNPTNNKVYCANDGSADVTVIDGASNCVITTITVGDEPYALVYNPTNNKVYCANWASADITVIDGASNCVITTITVGDEPYALVYNPTNNKVYCANWASADITVIDGASNCVITTITVGDEPYALVYNPTNNKVYCANWASDDVTVIDGATDSVITTITVGRYPCALVHNQTNNKVYCANNASDDVTVIDGATDSVLTTIPVGLWPRALVYNPTNNKVYCANNESYDVTVIDGATNRVLTTIPVGYEPRALVYNPTNNKVYCANEWSNDVTVIDGASDSVLATITVGDRPRAFAYNPVQNRVYVANYYGSCISVIRDVVGIEEEAGFKKQPVRNELTVTPNPCHSSTRIRYGLAKPGAVSLKVYNTAGQCVKTLVNTKQNAGIYELNWQGTDNFNRRLSPGIYFLEMEAGDYRAKSRVVLLQE; via the coding sequence ATGTCTGCTCAAAATAGGCTAAACCTTCTCATAGTGGTCGGGCTTTTATTTGCCGGCACCTTAAATGGGCAGTGGCTTGAAACAACAATCTATATTCCGGATTCGCTAAGTGGAGTATTAAGACCTCAAGCCTTTACCTACAATGCGACCAACAATAAAGTCTATGTGGGTGGTAGAGAAGGTGATTGCGTGATTGTGATTGATGGTGCGACGAACCAGAAGATAGCAAAAATCCCTGCGGGCTCAAACATCCGGGCGCTGGTCTGGAACTCAACCAACAACAAGGTCTACTGCGCTAATGGGGATAGCGATAATGTCACGGTGATTGATGGCGCAAGCAATAGTGTAATTACAACCATCCCGGCCGGTGATGGTCCTTGTGCTTTAGCCTATAATCCGACCAACAACAAGGTCTATTGCGCTAATGCAGGTAGTGATAATGTCACGGTGATTGATGGCGCGAATGACTCGGTAATCGCAACCATCCGGGTCGAAGACGCTCCTTCTGCACTGGTCTGGAACTCAACGAACAACAAGGTATATTGCGCTAATCGTAATAGCCGTAAAGTGACCATAATTAATGGCGAGAATGACTCAGTAATCACAACCATCTTGGTCAGAGACGCTCCTTCTGCACTGGTCTGGAACTCAATTAACAACAAGGTATATTGCGCTAATTACTTAAGCGATGGTGTTACGGTGATTGATGGCGCAACCAATCGTGTGATTACAACCATCACGGTCGGTGATGCGCCTCGTGCTTTAGCCTATAATCCGACCCACAATAAGGTCTACTGCGCTAATGGGAATAGCGATGATGTCACGGTGATTGATGGCGCGAATGACTCGGTAATCGCAACCATCCGGGTCGGAGACGCTCCTTCTGCACTGGTCTGGAACTCTACAGACAACTGGGTCTATTGCGCTAATAGGTTAAGCAATGATGTGACCATAATTGATGGCAAATACAACTCAGTAATCGCAACCGTCCGGGTCGGAGACGCTCCTTCTGCACTGGTCTGGAACTCAACGAACAACAAGGTATATTGCGCTAATTACTTAAGCGATGGTGTTACGGTGATTGATGGCGCAACCAATCGTGTGATTACAACCATCCCTGTCGGTAGTCATAGTTATCCTCGTGCTTTGCTCTATAATCCAACCAACAACAAGGTCTACTGCGCCAATGATGGGAGCGCTGATGTCACGGTGATTGATGGCGCAAGCAACTGTGTGATTACAACCATCACGGTCGGTGATGAGCCTTATGCTTTAGTCTATAATCCGACCAACAACAAGGTCTATTGCGCCAACTGGGCTAGCGCTGATATCACGGTGATTGACGGCGCAAGCAACTGTGTGATTACAACCATCACGGTCGGTGATGAGCCTTATGCTTTAGTCTATAATCCGACCAACAACAAGGTCTATTGCGCCAACTGGGCTAGCGCTGATATCACGGTGATTGACGGCGCAAGCAACTGTGTGATTACAACCATCACGGTCGGTGATGAGCCTTATGCTTTAGTCTATAATCCGACCAACAACAAGGTCTATTGCGCCAACTGGGCTAGCGATGATGTCACGGTGATTGATGGCGCAACCGATAGTGTGATTACAACCATCACGGTCGGCAGGTATCCTTGTGCTTTAGTCCATAACCAGACTAACAACAAGGTCTACTGCGCAAATAATGCGAGCGATGATGTCACGGTGATTGATGGGGCAACGGACAGTGTGCTTACAACCATTCCGGTGGGTCTTTGGCCTCGTGCTTTAGTCTACAATCCGACTAACAACAAGGTCTACTGCGCTAATAATGAGAGCTATGATGTCACGGTGATTGACGGCGCAACAAACCGTGTGCTCACAACCATTCCGGTCGGCTATGAGCCTCGTGCCCTCGTCTATAATCCCACCAACAACAAGGTCTATTGCGCTAATGAATGGAGTAATGATGTCACGGTGATTGACGGCGCAAGCGACAGTGTGCTCGCAACCATCACGGTCGGTGATAGACCTCGTGCTTTTGCCTATAATCCTGTCCAAAACCGGGTCTATGTCGCAAATTATTATGGTTCATGTATCTCAGTGATTCGTGATGTGGTTGGGATTGAAGAAGAAGCCGGGTTCAAAAAACAACCGGTGAGGAATGAACTAACTGTAACGCCAAACCCCTGCCACTCTTCAACCAGAATCAGATACGGGCTTGCAAAACCCGGTGCTGTTTCGTTAAAGGTTTACAACACTGCGGGTCAATGTGTGAAAACCCTGGTGAATACGAAACAGAACGCTGGCATCTATGAACTCAACTGGCAGGGCACGGACAATTTCAATCGCAGACTCAGCCCGGGCATCTACTTCTTAGAGATGGAAGCGGGCGATTATCGGGCAAAATCAAGAGTTGTCCTGTTGCAGGAGTAA
- a CDS encoding DUF58 domain-containing protein gives MRTVTPRLELSKIRQIEIRTRRLVNTVFAGDYRSSFKGRGVEFADTREYQVGDDVRTIDWRLTARFGKPFVKLFAEERELLVMLVVDASGSNRFGTRGALKIEQAALVSATLAFSAIKNNDKVGLVFFTDRIEHFVPPAKGRTQVLRLVRDILYFQPEGLGTAPGAALEFVLHILKRRAIVFLVSDLLGPGFVGAEFEKPLSIMSRQHDLVVLSINDRAELNLPALGLREFVDAETGKRVLVNTSARRVQDEFRQRKERQQETLSRLFQRLGVDHISLLTDEPFTPKLHRFFQERARRYR, from the coding sequence ATGCGGACGGTGACACCGCGGCTGGAACTTTCCAAAATCCGGCAGATTGAAATTCGCACCCGGCGTTTGGTTAACACGGTGTTTGCCGGTGATTACCGGTCGAGTTTCAAGGGGCGCGGGGTGGAGTTTGCCGACACCAGGGAGTATCAGGTGGGCGACGATGTGCGAACGATTGACTGGCGTTTGACCGCAAGGTTTGGCAAGCCGTTTGTCAAGTTGTTTGCCGAAGAGCGGGAACTTCTGGTGATGCTGGTGGTGGACGCTTCGGGTTCTAATCGGTTTGGCACGAGAGGGGCGTTGAAGATTGAGCAGGCGGCGCTGGTGAGCGCGACGCTGGCGTTTTCGGCAATTAAGAACAACGACAAGGTGGGGCTGGTGTTTTTTACCGACCGGATTGAGCACTTTGTGCCACCGGCAAAGGGACGGACGCAGGTGTTACGCCTGGTGCGGGACATCCTCTACTTTCAGCCCGAAGGTTTGGGAACAGCACCGGGCGCAGCACTGGAGTTTGTTTTGCACATCCTCAAACGCCGGGCGATTGTGTTTCTGGTGTCGGATTTGCTCGGGCCGGGTTTTGTCGGTGCCGAGTTTGAGAAGCCGCTTTCGATTATGAGTCGGCAGCACGACCTGGTGGTGTTGAGCATCAACGACCGGGCAGAGTTGAATCTGCCGGCGCTGGGGTTGCGGGAGTTTGTTGATGCGGAAACGGGCAAACGGGTTCTCGTGAACACGAGTGCCCGGCGGGTTCAGGATGAGTTCCGGCAGAGAAAGGAGCGGCAGCAGGAGACATTGAGCCGGTTGTTTCAGCGGCTCGGTGTGGACCATATTTCCCTTTTAACCGACGAACCGTTTACCCCGAAACTACATCGTTTCTTTCAGGAACGGGCACGGCGTTATCGGTGA
- a CDS encoding cofactor-independent phosphoglycerate mutase, with protein MKYIVFLGDGMADDLVPELGNKTPLQVAEKPTLDRIARLGRCGSFITVTEDMPPGSEVANLTILGYDPHRYYQGRGVIEAASLGVQLEPDDVALRCNLICIQDGRIKNHSAGHITTEEAALLIEEVNRQLANETVRFYPGFTYRHLCVLKNGSAEIECFPPHDYVGEKALELLPRAKTPAAEPTAQLLRHLILASWDILPGQAVNLNRTLQGKDPANSIWFWSPGKKPSMPTYQELFGLKGAVIAAVDLIKGLGVYAGFDVIEVPGATGLIDTNYEGKADACLRALEDHDFVYLHLEAPDEAGHSRDVKQKVKAIELFDARLVSRVMAGLEEKKILATVAVLPDHKTPVARGNHTHGPVPVAIYNPHLPADSVQRFDEQAVRAGALGVLKGDEFIKRMLGR; from the coding sequence ATGAAGTACATCGTATTTTTAGGTGATGGAATGGCGGACGACTTAGTGCCAGAACTGGGCAACAAGACTCCCTTACAGGTGGCAGAAAAACCAACACTGGACCGCATCGCCCGGCTTGGCAGGTGCGGCAGTTTCATCACCGTCACCGAAGATATGCCACCGGGCTCTGAGGTTGCCAACCTGACGATTCTCGGCTACGACCCGCACCGCTACTACCAGGGCAGGGGCGTGATTGAGGCGGCAAGTTTAGGGGTGCAACTGGAACCGGACGATGTTGCGCTGCGCTGCAACCTCATCTGCATCCAGGACGGCAGAATCAAGAACCACTCCGCGGGCCATATCACGACCGAAGAGGCGGCGCTGTTGATTGAAGAGGTCAACCGGCAACTGGCAAACGAGACGGTCCGTTTCTATCCCGGCTTCACCTACCGGCATCTGTGCGTGCTGAAAAATGGTTCGGCCGAGATTGAATGCTTCCCGCCCCACGACTATGTGGGTGAAAAGGCGCTGGAACTTTTGCCCCGGGCAAAAACGCCGGCGGCAGAGCCAACCGCGCAACTGTTGCGCCACCTGATACTTGCCTCATGGGACATTCTGCCCGGACAGGCGGTCAACCTCAACCGCACGCTCCAGGGTAAGGACCCGGCAAACTCCATCTGGTTCTGGTCTCCGGGCAAAAAACCGTCAATGCCCACATATCAGGAACTTTTCGGCTTAAAAGGTGCGGTCATCGCGGCGGTTGATTTAATCAAGGGTTTGGGTGTTTATGCCGGATTTGATGTGATTGAGGTGCCGGGTGCCACCGGCTTGATTGACACCAACTACGAAGGCAAGGCGGACGCCTGCTTGCGGGCGCTTGAAGACCACGACTTTGTTTACCTCCATCTTGAAGCGCCAGATGAGGCGGGCCACAGCCGTGATGTCAAACAGAAGGTCAAAGCGATTGAACTGTTTGACGCCAGGCTTGTTTCCCGGGTGATGGCGGGTTTAGAAGAAAAAAAGATTCTGGCAACGGTTGCGGTCCTGCCCGACCACAAAACACCCGTGGCGCGGGGCAACCACACGCACGGACCGGTGCCGGTGGCAATCTACAACCCGCATTTGCCTGCGGATTCGGTACAGCGGTTTGATGAACAGGCGGTCCGGGCGGGTGCATTAGGAGTGCTGAAAGGCGATGAGTTCATCAAGAGGATGCTGGGGCGTTAG